From the Musa acuminata AAA Group cultivar baxijiao chromosome BXJ3-1, Cavendish_Baxijiao_AAA, whole genome shotgun sequence genome, the window GTATTCTCATGAAAATCCCTAAGGTTGTTACACTCGGCCAAtgatttgtgaaaaaaaaaaaaaagatttgtcaCGATTGTGTAAAGCAAACAGCAGATGTTGATAAATCTTGTAGATATCAtccatatttatcattttttttctctttttgatgcAAAGATAAACGGTGAAGACGAAACTTAATTCCAAAATCTTGCTATCGACTGTCAGTCCTTATCAGCTAAGATAGCTATCATCATTTGTTTCTgcccttcttatgcttccgagggGGAGGCTTCTTTCCACCCTTCTTGTTTGATCGGTGCTTTGCAACTCGTTTCAGTGGTTTCTTCTTCACATCTAGGCCTTGCCTCTTTTCAGCTTTGCTTCCGACCATAGGTATAGCATTTGTTTGATTAAAATCATCCTTTTCGTGGGAGATTGCACTTGTTGTAACTGTAATTGTCGTGTCCTCATCTTCATACATCTTTGTTTCTTCAAAAGAAAAAATAGTGGTGTAAGCTAAATTCTTGTTCCAATTGCACAAGAATCGATCAATACATCTGATGATGATCTTCATTCACTATTGACAACAAAGTTCCCATATCAATTATTTACTTGCAGTAATACAACATTACCTGAAACAGATGCCATCATGACCTGATTATCTTGTTCAGAATCACCTGCATTGTCAGGTTCTGAAACAGCAGCCAGTGGATCCTCTGAAGATAAAACTCTTCCATATAAAGCCATTTCTCTTTCTTGTTTCCTCTACACCAAAATAAAAGAGCAAGTTCACAAATCAAGAACAACCATATGCTAGTCAGAAAAAAATTTCCCACACACATCAATAATTGCTGTTTAAAGCAATTATTATAACCATAATTTGGATTCCTTAATAACTCTGCCTTGCATTTCAAACCGCCAACATTAATCAATTTCTTCTTATTATAAAGCTACTTTACTTATTTTCCTATGTTGCTTGACCAATTATATATTCAATCAACTAATGTTGCCAAAAgttttcataataaattattttgtgAGTCACTATTGTTCAGCCAGACCAATGCATGAGGCTTGGGGCACTGCAAGATCAGGAAGAGCTGATGTAGGTAGTCTTATCCTTACAAGCAAATTATTTGTGACAGAAACTCCACATTTAAGCCACTAAAGAGCAATTAGCTATATTAATATGCAAAATAGTTTGACCATCATTGGCCAGTTACTCTCAATGTACATGTTTATATTCATTTAACGAGGTTATATAGGAAACGCAAAGAAGGAAGCTTTAAAAATGATGAAAGTGGGAAGAGTACAAGACTGATTGACTCTCGGACTAGTAATATCGATTGGTATGAAGGACATTTTAAAAGTTATAGCCTCCTACCAAGTGCTCCTTAGTTTGAGAAAAAACTCAGTTTCAAATATAAAAAGCGAGAAAGAAACAATTACTAACTAATGATAATTCTATTGCAATAaagaaagataacaaataaagatACAACCCTACTCTTAGAATTGTTATAACCCACAAAATTTAGGGACCAACATAATTTAGGGGAGACAAGTTTGCTTTTGTGGAAATATCATAATCCACAAAATTCATCTAAAGACATGTTTAGAACTCTCTAAAGATGTCTCAACGGTTTTCCCAACCCAAGTTGCAACCAAAATAGGACTTGATAAGGATACAAAGAATTGACTCTAAACTCAACCATGCTGAAAATATCAGATATACATCCGAAAATAAGAGAAAATTAATCTATGGCGGAAAGACCTTTGTCCATGATAGGGTCTCCAAGGGGTGTTACAGTCCGACTACTCTATAACAACTCCCTAtaaaataccatcatgatattatGAAGAAAATATTATGTAAGAACTAGGATGGTAGAGGCATTTGCTTTCTCAAGCAGGCAAATCAGGTTTGACTCAGTCTGCTGAGAATACTGATCCTATGCATCCTCTAAAGATGTCCTCGATCCCTGAAAAACGTATTAGGTTTGACTCAGGTTTGCCCAAAAATGCTCCCTAACTGTTGCAACTGAACCAATTTTTAAACTAGTTGCAGATCAGAGTGCATGATTGACATGCTATCTTAAACTGGAATTGGGAATAAATTCACATTCGACATGTGCCATGTTGGAAAAAACTGATAGTTTCCAGTAAGGCATTAAATGGTGTGTTGCAAGCAAAAAAATAATCTTAGAAGTTATGAAGCATAGATTACTGCAAAAAACCCCCCTCCAagtcttctcttcctccttttctccctccttaccttcctagTCCAAGATCAGTTGGTCAATTAAAGGTGCACTTGCTAAAATATGATTGCAATAAGTCATAGGGATAAAGCATAAATGATTGTGCAGTGACCCTCCTCTTCTCTCCTCCCTTATATCTCTCCATGCTAGTCCAAGATAATTTTAGTAAATAAGGGGTTCTCTTGCAATATTATTTGGCAAAGAGGAAAAGGCCATTCAATAAAACAATTTGGATCCATGAGGATGTAAAAGCATCATAAAGTGCACTTCCaaaatcttttctttcttttttgtctaGGAATGAAGATTGCTACAAACTCAAGGTGAAAGTAGATCTATAATATAGTTTGGTAAAGTctgaatttttatatatatacttttgCTAGACTCTTAATCCCATTGGTAGTTAACCCACCACACTCCTACCATTGAACAGTGTTAAGAGGATAAATATTCAGCCCTACCCCTAAGCATGGAAGCATTATTTCTATGACGTAGCCGTGATACCCTAGTTACAATGAAGCAACCTTTACAAGAGCATAATAGTCTATCCTCCATCAAGGCCTTAACTGTTTTATTTCTAATTTTTCCTCGAATACTCCTTTCAACAAACTGATAATCAAAACCTATCAACTTTGACTTTCTAATTCGCTTCGAAACAACATTATGAAAGTTATttcagaagaacagaaaagatatttttcatatgaat encodes:
- the LOC135628171 gene encoding ribosomal RNA-processing protein 17-like; the encoded protein is MCRPVWLETNLLEGKRAKRRRRMSGEEEDDFDEGVVVGQLSTVMVPKHIKKRALRNKALTVGFNDKELRDFVTGFHKRKKKRRKEAQRQLQEKDRLKRIEARKKRKQEREMALYGRVLSSEDPLAAVSEPDNAGDSEQDNQVMMASVSETKMYEDEDTTITVTTSAISHEKDDFNQTNAIPMVGSKAEKRQGLDVKKKPLKRVAKHRSNKKGGKKPPPRKHKKGRNK